The genomic segment NNNNNNNNNNNNNNNNNNNNNNNNNNNNNNNNNNNNNNNNNNNNNNNNNNNNNNNNNNNNNNNNNNNNNNNNNNNNNNNNNNNNNNNNNNNNNNNNNNNNNNNNNNNNNNNNNNNNNNNNNNNNNNNNNNNNNNNNNNNNNNNNNNNNNNNNNNNNNNNNNNNNNNNNNNNNNNNNNNNNNNNNNNNNNNNNNNNNNNNNNNNNNNNNNNNNNNNNNNNNNNNNNNNNNNNNNNNNNNNNNNNNNNNNNNNNNNNNNNNNNNNNNNNNNNNNNNNNNNNNNNNNNNNNNNNNNNNNNNNNNNNNNNNNNNNNNNNNNNNNNNNNNNNNNNNNNNNNNNNNNNNNNNNNNNNNNNNNNNNNNNNNNNNNNNNNNNNNNNNNNNNNNNNNNNNNNNNNNNNNNNNNNNNNNNNNNNNNNNNNNNNNNNNNNNNNNNNNNNNNNNNNNNNNNNNNNNNNNNNNNNNNNNNNNNNNNNNNNNNNNNNNNNNNNNNNNNNNNNNNNNNNNNNNNNNNNNNNNNNNNNNNNNNNNNNNNNNNNNNNNNNNNNNNNNNNNNNNNNNNNNNNNNNNNNNNNNNNNNNNNNNNNNNNNNNNNNNNNNNNNNNNNNNNNNNNNNNNNNNNNNNNNNNNNNNNNNNNNNNNNNNNNNNNNNNNNNNNNNNNNNNNNNNNNNgcccctggactggctcttgtgcgggtggcacatgagatgcaccattttgagcgtggccgttttcgtgcgggtgacacgtaaaagcacccactacactctctgagtggttggcgttaggaagggcatccagctgtagaaactctgccaaattagattggagcctggtgttgccatccggtttcaccagtcctcagtcaaatcgtccaacccatgctagcatggaaagcggaagttaaacgatgatgatgatgatgatacacagatatatatatatggtcatagcTGATGAAGTATCTTATGAATAATGAATTCTTCCTCCAATACCCGCCAGTTTTGGAAGCTGTGCTAAAATAAGTTATGGGTATAGCCCTTTCCTGTCTGACTAAGTATTAAAAATATTGAGttcataaaattaaatatgaaagataagcaaaattttcctgtttatttagtttttattttacttacctCTGGAATGGGATTAGCAAGTTGGAATAATTTGTTGAGTAAATCGTACTTTTTAATGtcttgaagaagaaaagaaggcaCAGAAGTCTTGCTAGATTTTTGGTTTGGTGATGTCATTGAAAGAGAATTGCTCAGAGAATTCTGCAAAAATAACCAAAGATAactgaaaattaaacaaatcatGAATAAAATCCCCTTCCTGTCTCCCATTTGTAAGAGGATTATTTAATTAAGGAACAtaatacaaatttgaaacaattaaaaaaaaaaacctttaaaccTTAGGGATCATTTATTTTAGAATGATAGATAAAAATGCTCCACAAGCCTATAATATAATCATCGTCATTTGATGTTAACTTTTCCATGTCTGCATGGgttagatagaatttgttgaggtacattttttttacagcaagatgcccttcctgtcaccaacccttatctgtttccaagcaaggcaatatttctccatggtcaaaataaatttttcgtggaagattggaaacaaacaacatcgaTTATATGAggtaatgctcatttacaatcattataTGATGTCTAGAtaaggcacacaaacacacatgcatatatatcacacatcatcatcatttaatgtctattttcaatgctggcatgggttggatggtttgacaggatccggaGAGCCATAGAACTGCATTGTACTCTATGTCAGgtgtggtatggtttctatagttggatacccaggcatctttcagtttctgactacaaATCCACTACTTCAGACTGCTTGGAGCCACAGTAGaagaaagacacttgtccaaggtgtcacacaatgaaCCATGGTCAGAtgtatttttgcaaaatattggaaacgaatgacaTTGATTTTCAACAATCAAGCAATATCAAGACAAgtagacacaaacatacccacacacatatgatggcttctttcagtttccattcaccaaatccactcacaaggctttggttggcctggggctattgaagagacactcgcctaaggtgccatgcagtgggactgaacccgaaaccaaatGGTTAGGATgctaacttcttaactatacagccacaCTCGTACGTATCATCATTACGACATTCATCTGAGAATAAAACAAAGCATTACTCACAGCAAGTTTATCGGTATCGTTGACAAGCAGTGAGTGTCGTAGTTCAGTACAGAAAGCAATTAGTTTATGTAAAACCCTGAGTGTTACTATAACAAGTAGCTCCAACTGGTTGGCAACATTTGCACAGTCTTGTAGTAACATATTCACAGAACTAGATACTGAGTCCATAGAACTTTCCGATGAGCTCCCCGATTTCCCATTGTTTCCGCTTGTCAAAGAGTCACACAGGTCGGTGCTTGATGCAATCAGGTTTGTTGACAGTTGGTCACAATAGTGGCCAAGGTAATCTGCCAATAAAGGAATGAGCTgcagcaaaagattcagagagttTTGTGAAGGATCACTACTTCGGCTAGTAGACATCTCCTGTTGATTGGTTGGAGAACAGTCAGTGATTAATAGCTGAGACAAGCCATGGATTGCAAGGTTGAGATTCGAGGAAGAGACCATATCCTTTTTGTTTCTAGAATCCATAATATTCCGAAGATCTGACATACTGAAAGGAGAAAAAGTGATGATTAATTACTGGgtaatacaataataacaacacgaTCACCAATCCCCACCATAAATAACAACTGTTGCCAGTATTCAATATAAGTTTTCTGCTTGAGGATAATGCCGTACATGGATGAATTGTTTCTTATTGAAGCATCTTATGTATTCCggcttctttctctcctttgccATCAGCCTTAAGAGGCAATATAGAAAGGATCACGGATGCTGCCCTCCCACCTCTTATTAAgccataaaagaaaattgaaacaaaaacaaaaggtacttttaatttgttattaCATGTTTATGTTAGGTGCTGGCTTGAGTGAGTGGTTATGAACTTCACTTGGCAACCttgtggttttggattcaatctcactgagtggcacctcaggcaaatgtcttctatattaCAGTCCTGGACTgattgaagccttgtgagtagatttggtagacagaaactgaaagaaacccagtgTGCTTGTTTACATTTGTGCTGATCTGAAAATTTCTGAGCTATGAGCAATGACATCATTTTCCTTCCTCATCAACAAATTGTTCATTAGTTTTTTACTTTTCATGACATGTGGAAAATGTGGATGATTTGGAAAATTGCTAAGTGTTAGCAACAGAAAAGGCACACAGCTGTATAACAATGTTTTAATaatatgctggcatggaaaactcatcaatatcatctttggtttaacctttttgttactatataaattttgagatgctctgtgtttcattcaatcaattttaaatataacaaagaatttagtaaaataacttatcaTTAAGCAAGTactaggaacataaattgtaactaaggtttggtggaggatttgaaaacaagacatttgtactagagccagaagtggtttcaaccaggttggtattgaaagggttaatgttcaattttccatgcttgcatgagtaaGACGGAATTCgttgaagcaaatattttctacagctagatgccacTATTGTCATCAACCCTCAACtgtctccaagcaaggtaatatttttccacaGGCTGATATATTTGTCATGGAAAACTGTagaatgctcatttacaatcatcacaagATGTCAAAACAAGGGTACGTGCattgacagatacatatattcaacaggcttctttcagtttccatctaccaaatctagtcagcccaaggctatagtagaaaacacccaaTGTGCCAGgcaatggtactgaacctggctgagaagcaaacttcttaaaacacaaccacacctgtgcctaaaatcacaaacaaaaacaaatttctattttaaaaacaaaaataaactccAAATAATGAGATAAACCCAGAGCCAACTGACCTGACCTTACTACCTCCAAATGAACTAAGTCCAGTACAAGCATCTATACAGATtttcacaagaagaaaaaaaatcctatatCACATACCTTTTAGATTTTTGTTTCAGAAGAAAACTTGTGGAATCTCGGGAGAACTTTAGACCTGCAAAATCCTGGGTTGAGTGAAGTTGTAGTAGTTGTATAATGCCACTATTAAAGCAAGATGACATTGTATATTTGTCACTTAAAGTGTCTTGTACCAATTTTGATGTTAACTGTGAACCAGTTAGTTTTCCTGTCAGGAAACAAAATGATGTACAAAAAGAAATTTAGGTCCATGCATTTGTGATCTATATTAATGGCACTTAATAAATCCCaggaaaaatgtgaaataaatatagaaaaaagagagTTGATTTTGGTAGGATTTCAAATAAGGACAGTGACCTACTAATTTAATCAGACACACTACTTTTTCAGACATTTTCATATCTCAGATAACTCATTTCTAACATCAGCACAAATCCAAAGATTTTTAGGGGGGGttacatttaattaaattgaCCTTACGACTTGatggatactttattttattgacactggaaggataaaatgcaacactgactttagcaggatttgaactcagaatatgtatGGCAATAAATAAACACTGCAATGTATCTGACATCTTAACAACTCTGCCACATAGTTGATTAATGTagagagcaataataaaaaaacaaacaaaaaaccccctgaactagaaatatatatacatatatgtagatagatgggtagacagacagacagagatgaacACAAACTAGTTCTAAAACATTTGATGTACACAGTATTAAAAAGTTAACTAGATATATGTGGTGAGACAAAGAGAAGGTTAGATAAGCAGACAAATTAGTCATCCTCcttctccttatcatcatcatcatttaatgtctgttttccaatgctggcacaggttgaatgatttgacaggatctggtgtgCTGCAGGACTATGCTGAGATTCAGTATCAGCTTTCGCATGTTTTcattggctggatgcccttcctaatgtcaaccccTTTACAGTGTGCACTGAGTGCCTGTctttgtgccactggcactagtggGATCACTAGTAGGTTGCAAgacagaaagacaataaaaagggcaacaaaatagaaaaggaaaaaaaaaaatccatgtagGGGGATGGGGGGTATTAGGGAGGGAGAGGTGGCTGGAAccacagagagatagagagataagttAGTGTtaagatatataatacattaacatGAATTAAAACATCACTTACCATGATGTAAATGTACATTtaagattttctttcttctattgcTGTATGTAGAACTGCACACACTCTCTGAagctgaataaaagacaggaaagAGATAAAATGTTATTGAAAGCAAAATATGTAAAAGGCTATAACACTCCAACTGGCATAGTTCAATATAAGTTAAGAGTCACTGAAATTTCAAGAGTTCTCTTCTTTGGTCAttctaatatctttttttttattaatgatgatttttttacacactaatttcaattaattaaaaacaatatctaATTTACCACCTCATGTATGGTAGTCTGCACTgagctctttttctctcttttgatatatgtgtgtctgtgtacatgcatacacaaacacatatatgagaaAGATCATCACTGGTTATTAAATAGTGCTTCTGACAGTAGTTTTTTAAGCCTTACAACAAAAGTTGTATATCATTTTAACATGGAATTGaatctgaaatcacatggtttcgaagcaaactccttaaccatacaggcatgcatgtgtacataatattaataaactgGTGCTACAAGGAGCACCACTATGCTCAACAGAGATGTTCAAAGACAAAGATATTTAGCAcccaaataaatatcaaaatcttCAGGAAATAATTTGACTTACTGCTCTTTTGAGGGCTGATGGAAATCTTGCCATTTCCTCTTGAACGAATATTATCAGCACTGAGGATGGAATCATCTGATGGAAATTTTTTCTGTGGAGAAGGTTTCTCCACTAAAACCCGACGTACTTTAGAACTACCAGCATAATAGCTACTGGTTGTTGCTGACTGTGGAGAAGCAGCACCACTGGCAGCAATGCTGCTTTTAACATTAAGCAACGAATCTTTCAAGTGCATAATTTCTTGTTCTTTAAACTGCAGCTGCACATTTAAACGTTCAATCTCAGATTTCAAATGTTTTTCGCTTTCAGTTTTCTCTCGAACTTCTTGCTGAGTTTTGTCTTGttgtaattttgataatttttctgtttctttctgtagaTCTGTACGTAGAATTTTAATTTCACCTTCTTTcagatataaattttgtttatactgAAAAGTAGTGAAAAGAAagttttgttgaaaatttcaatttaaaatttgcagaatttgaaactctattaatcatttaattacaaaattaaatttcataattattccagtaatgatgtttaAACATCTGCCAAAAAacagaatttttattttctctaagtcacactgcttcaataaacttgacatatctcaatgaaaaatagtttcaaacatgacatttctCCAAcgaaagatagattgatatagaAAACTGCAATTAGGGATAATAATTTCTTGAGTAGttatatctgatttccacagtaaaAGATACAGGTAAGGAtatatggttaagaagattgcttcccaatcacatggttctatgtacagtctcactgtgtggaacctttagcaagtgtcttctgctatagtcctgggctgaacaactgagcaaagccttgtgagtaaatttggtagactgaaactgcaTGATagcttgttatatatgtatatatgtgtgtgtgtgtgtgtgtgtatgtatcgacaactggtattggttcaTTTATgaccttgtaacttagcagttcagcaaaataaaccaatagagtaagtaccagacttggaaaataagtactggggtcaatttgattggctaaaacccttcaaggcagtgctcctgtAAGGCTACAATCCAaagacttaaacaagtaaaagaggtatGTAGCAGGAACTTGTTCTGCAGTGGATGGTTTTCTAATCAACTGTGACTCTTATTTTGTATCATCCTAGATGGAACTGCTTCACCATGAAAGGCTCTTAGGGAAACCCTTGCACATAGTATCATGAACAGGAACATAATCTTTATCTAAACCCAGGCTAGGTGTCAACCGTAGTGATAAATTCTTTGAAGAGCAGAGTTTGTGATTTGACAAGGTTTTCAAATCACAAATAATAATTTacaatgtgtttttgtttgtagtCACTCTGGCAGAGAGGACTGAAatgataaatgaagaaagaatagtTGGAGATGGTAAGTATAGGCGAGGAAAATGAAAGATCATAATTAAAGTGAGATTAGTGGGAGGTTTTTGTAATGGTTGCAATAACCAGTATTttgatgaaaatgaaatacaaatttacGTCATAAATTTtgcaagaaatatattattactttgttttgaaaattatatctaaaaggaagaaagaatgagaactTAAATTATAAAAAACACTATATGTTGATTTTAAATGATGGAAGTTtactcactcacatgcacacacacttattttaaACAGGCTTCAAGTcttcacaaggttttagttggccctgagggactgaacccaaaaccatatggctcAGAAGCAAtattcttgagagagagagagagagagagagaaagagggggcaaggagagagagatggagacagagagaaaagtaaCTGTACTATGTTAGAAACGAacctttttactttctcttcttaAGAGTTGAAgttcttcaattaatttttgatcAAGTGTGGTTTTATCACCTTTTGAGCTATCACTTTTCGGCCTGTGAAGACTAGAGCTGCTTGCAGAACTGTGGCTTGAATTACTGGAGTCATAGCTGGTTGTAGATGAAACTGGGAATGTTGAAGAAGAGCTGGAAGTGGAAGAAGAACGTTGAACAAGCTTTGATACAGGTTGGTATGGGGCCACATCCTGTTTTGGAAATAAAAACTGTGTATGAGATCCTGGCAAAACTCCAGGCGTAACAACTTTTGTTGCAACATTAGGAGCTTGTCCTTGATCAGGTTTCACAGAACTCGGTCCAGCTTTCACTGTATAAGCACTGGAAGCAGCATTATCAAGCTCGTTTAGTTCCTGTTGTGTAAGGGTCAGCTCTCCATCCCAATCATCTTCAAAGTCATTTTTGCTTTCATCTGAATCTTTCCTTCTCTTACTAGTGCTAGATTTATCTAACTGAGCTCTTTGATAGCAAAATTTTCGTTTTTGATTGGGTAAGGCTGGAGGCTCAGCCATCTAACTTCAGAGGCTGAGTGCAATCAAAACATACTGGGTAGGTGGTAAAAGAGCAAACCTacaagaaaaaccaaaacaaaacaatgaaataacaaaagaaaatactttaaatTTTAGGTATCTGCAATAAACAATTACTTTGATTGGAGAAAGTTATAGCTAGCTGAGTTATTAAGATGCTAACTAAATTAGCTTTTAATAAGAGAGAGCATTTTCATTAATGAAAGGTTAAAAGATGAGTGTCAGTTCACTGCTGTAAAAAACAAGGGTATTGTAAAACAGTTCATTTTGGGTAGCTGAGCACTGTGGATGGCcactaaaatatattcttttttgtagCATAAGCAGAATTTTTGACTGATTGTTGACCTGTGTTGTGACATATCAATCTGTGATAAGTGTAACATGGTTCAAAATTAAGCATACCGTGTTATCCtggatcagtgatgaatgaatcagtaAGAAAGGATAGATGTATCATTGatgtaagggttggcaacaggaaggcatCTGGCCGCAGAAAATCTGTcgcaacaaattccatctgacccatgcaagcatggaagagtggacattaaatgatgataatagcatTCAGACAGAAGGTagctacatacacaaaaaaaaagatttaaaaaatcagTTGATATATTGGTTAGTATATTCGAGGTTCCTACCCTTCGAAATGGATTGATAATCACATCTTGCTGGTATTTTCCATTTCAAAGTTTTACAAGCCACTATATGAAATGTGAGACTCTATTGAACTTGATACCTTTGCCAAATTGTAACTTTGACTGAGCTCCTAATCTCTCCACCTTCTACATTATTCGTAATAACATAAACTGTATCACCTTAAGCTGAACACCATTTCATATAAACTATACAAGCAGAGCCATTGAGGATGCCTTTGTATGATTGGTTGATCAACTAGAAATGATGTCAAATACCCTCAAATTATATTCTAGAGTTCCATCAAGGGCTaacctgaagttaaacaacaagaCTCCACACAAGCTAGCATGAGATTCTATGTGATCACTTGGCCAGCAAAAAACAGCAGCCATATTTTACTCGAATTAACATACCCACTCCCATCTTAGAAAAATACGGAAAGACAGACTGGGTAATCTGGATCTAGAGCAGCCATGGGCAAACGGTAGGCTGTGAGAGTTTATGAATGGCACACCTAATGCAAAATTACCTTTGATTTTTGTAGTAGAATAGCCTGTTTGATGATGAGTCATGTCTTGTGCAACTTGCTTCTCAGAAAAGGTTGCTCAGTGCCTGTTCTAGTGATATAAAAAgactgccagaactagagacaaagtttagggtgtggaagcaaggtctagaatcgaaggtcCTTAGGGTTAACCTAAAAAAacccaaagtcttagtaagtaggaaggctgacaaatcacaaagctcttcaagtagatggccctgttcactctgtagaaaaggcatgggtagaaactccatatggtgtacctggtgtaagctatggacacataagaggtgcagtgatatcaaaggaaggttaaccgggaagatagtttttgtgtgtgacagatgcacaggggcaataaacactgaagatgtacagaaaacagattccatcacatgccaggggaaaaaactagaagtagttgatagcttccgttacctaggcaaccaagtctgtagtAGGGGTGGttgctttgagagtgtagtggctagaataagaatagcctaggcaaagtttagggagctcctacctctgctggcaattAAGGGTAtctcgctcaggatgaaaggtagactgcatgatgcatgtatgtgaactgccatgctacacggtagtggaacatgggccatgactgctgaagacatgcgtagacttgaaagaaatgaagctagtatgatctgttggatgtgtaatgtcagtgtgcatacactaCAGAGTGTGAtgaccctgagagaaaagttaggcataagaagcatcaaacgCGGTGGGCAAGAGaaatgactgtgctggtatggtcatgtgttatgtaaggatgaggacaactgtgtgaGGAAGCGCCACACCCTAACTGTGGAAagaaccaggaagacatgggatgagatgaTGAAGTGTGATCTTCGAACATTGGGCATCACAGAGGCAATGGCaggagacctttggagatatgctgtgattgagaaggcCCAGCAACAAAAGTGAGATCGCAAccatggctgatgctagtgttgcatgtccggcccatttaagagtactcttGATGCAtcaggcaatatgatatgcttgagaaaacctgttgagtcaagtaaattcaaaatcgtagctgtggccagtaccTGCTGACTGTCTCTtgttctggtggcatgtaaaaagtaccatccgaacgtggtcgatgccaggaccacctgactggctcctgtgccggtggcacataaaaagcaccattcgaacatgccactggcacaggaggcagtaccccctgactggctcctgtgccggtggcacgtaaacagcacccacaacactcttagagtggttggcgttagaaagggcatccagctgaagaaacattgccagatcaaattgaagcctggtgcaaccactggctctccagacctcagtcaaaccgtccaacccatgccagcatggaaaacggacgttaaacgatgatgatgatgataagatctGGAATGCTTCTGACCACAGGTCTTTATGATCAAAGCAGACCTCAGGTTAAACAATGCCtactaaaagatatatatatatataatctgctaCACATGTGAATAATTTGAATTCATAGTTGCTTCAATCAACTTAGATCTAACAATAACATATCTAATTATATGTtagatattaatacatacaccTATTTGTCACAACCACCACACCTTCTGCCAGAATTGAGTCATTTGCTCAAAGATCTCAAGTTCAAACCTGTGCAGGTATTCTGTGGGTGTTTTTGCACATTACACTTTTTTCTATAACTGCAGTGTGGAAGATACGTGACAACTATTCAAAAACACACTAAGACTGttaacttaaacatttattattggtTATATGGTGACAAGGAGACATTGCATCTAATTCGTGAGTAGCTAATACATGTCTTCTATGCCTAGCAGGTACATCTCTGGATCTTATTTCTATATTATCCCACTTTGTTGTGCCAGCAATTAAAAAGGAATACGAGTTTGACTATCTTTGAATATATAAGCTGAGATAGGTTGCCATTCAATCCTGTCACGCATTCATTTCACACAATGAAACGGAATTAAgcaaaa from the Octopus bimaculoides isolate UCB-OBI-ISO-001 chromosome 11, ASM119413v2, whole genome shotgun sequence genome contains:
- the LOC106879604 gene encoding serine-rich adhesin for platelets isoform X2; translated protein: MAEPPALPNQKRKFCYQRAQLDKSSTSKRRKDSDESKNDFEDDWDGELTLTQQELNELDNAASSAYTVKAGPSSVKPDQGQAPNVATKVVTPGVLPGSHTQFLFPKQDVAPYQPVSKLVQRSSSTSSSSSTFPVSSTTSYDSSNSSHSSASSSSLHRPKSDSSKGDKTTLDQKLIEELQLLRRESKKYKQNLYLKEGEIKILRTDLQKETEKLSKLQQDKTQQEVREKTESEKHLKSEIERLNVQLQFKEQEIMHLKDSLLNVKSSIAASGAASPQSATTSSYYAGSSKVRRVLVEKPSPQKKFPSDDSILSADNIRSRGNGKISISPQKSTSESVCSSTYSNRRKKILNVHLHHGKLTGSQLTSKLVQDTLSDKYTMSSCFNSGIIQLLQLHSTQDFAGLKFSRDSTSFLLKQKSKSMSDLRNIMDSRNKKDMVSSSNLNLAIHGLSQLLITDCSPTNQQEMSTSRSSDPSQNSLNLLLQLIPLLADYLGHYCDQLSTNLIASSTDLCDSLTSGNNGKSGSSSESSMDSVSSSVNMLLQDCANVANQLELLVIVTLRVLHKLIAFCTELRHSLLVNDTDKLANSLSNSLSMTSPNQKSSKTSVPSFLLQDIKKYDLLNKLFQLANPIPEKLCNPRIVKLAGSILILLAKSSTAGEVELFLPAVSSGIIKNCLVYEQCFEVQLAGLQLFLNLCHSQQIISQVCSNNNTDECLLSTIYNMSYQLLRDSAECKIPMQLYHTCVKCCVHILYHILEQHQCHCKKAQSTKLDGREMICNNCMDSNKEKPNVKDCTCEYVLYEGALLLYTISQKEQNFFVRDVLHKYTILISHLQHLVEMNEESQWKIEVSALKELWEFVIDSDSLTEDEETAMETS
- the LOC106879604 gene encoding serine-rich adhesin for platelets isoform X1; its protein translation is MAEPPALPNQKRKFCYQRAQLDKSSTSKRRKDSDESKNDFEDDWDGELTLTQQELNELDNAASSAYTVKAGPSSVKPDQGQAPNVATKVVTPGVLPGSHTQFLFPKQDVAPYQPVSKLVQRSSSTSSSSSTFPVSSTTSYDSSNSSHSSASSSSLHRPKSDSSKGDKTTLDQKLIEELQLLRRESKKYKQNLYLKEGEIKILRTDLQKETEKLSKLQQDKTQQEVREKTESEKHLKSEIERLNVQLQFKEQEIMHLKDSLLNVKSSIAASGAASPQSATTSSYYAGSSKVRRVLVEKPSPQKKFPSDDSILSADNIRSRGNGKISISPQKSTSESVCSSTYSNRRKKILNVHLHHGKLTGSQLTSKLVQDTLSDKYTMSSCFNSGIIQLLQLHSTQDFAGLKFSRDSTSFLLKQKSKSMSDLRNIMDSRNKKDMVSSSNLNLAIHGLSQLLITDCSPTNQQEMSTSRSSDPSQNSLNLLLQLIPLLADYLGHYCDQLSTNLIASSTDLCDSLTSGNNGKSGSSSESSMDSVSSSVNMLLQDCANVANQLELLVIVTLRVLHKLIAFCTELRHSLLVNDTDKLANSLSNSLSMTSPNQKSSKTSVPSFLLQDIKKYDLLNKLFQLANPIPEKLCNPRIVKLAGSILILLAKSSTAGEVELFLPAVSSGIIKNCLVYEQCFEVQLAGLQLFLNLCHSQQIISQVCSNNNTDECLLSTIYNMSYQLLRDSAECKIPMQLYHTVIEILTTLCSQQPLGASCLVESQCPCNMECVKCCVHILYHILEQHQCHCKKAQSTKLDGREMICNNCMDSNKEKPNVKDCTCEYVLYEGALLLYTISQKEQNFFVRDVLHKYTILISHLQHLVEMNEESQWKIEVSALKELWEFVIDSDSLTEDEETAMETS